A portion of the Leptospira noumeaensis genome contains these proteins:
- a CDS encoding MBL fold metallo-hydrolase, whose product MLFLPKYAPKLVIGFLYLFTSSCSFHNTYIADHLVKKQIIKNTAEHSERKWLSDGKIHLITIGTGSPRADEKRMQTSTAIITDGNFLIFDAGSGTSIAAERQHLPMDQMNAIFLTHFHSDHIADVPMMVNSSWRLGRKHNLPVLGPEGTIKVVDGFNQFMSFDASYRHKNGDGTSSISYAKAIGKEILTPKEKVKLLLFEGLNGLKVYCFTVSHSPVEPAFGYLIQHKGKSIVISGDTRKSENLEHFSENADILVHEAINKKILKKFLEVTDQYPDDTSMQIAATTAVRVMDYHSSPLDAAEIAQKANVKTLVYTHITPTLGPFLPRNFITVPMFLEGVSNVYKGEVIIADDGFHYELNTP is encoded by the coding sequence GTGTTATTTCTCCCAAAATATGCACCTAAACTTGTAATCGGATTTCTCTATTTATTTACTAGCTCCTGTTCCTTTCATAATACTTATATCGCAGATCATTTGGTCAAAAAACAAATCATCAAAAATACTGCTGAACACAGCGAAAGAAAATGGCTTTCCGATGGAAAAATCCATCTCATCACAATTGGAACAGGTTCACCCCGAGCTGATGAAAAAAGGATGCAAACTTCAACTGCAATCATAACCGATGGAAATTTTTTGATCTTCGATGCAGGTTCAGGAACCTCCATTGCTGCCGAAAGACAACATCTGCCTATGGATCAGATGAATGCAATTTTCCTTACACATTTTCATTCCGATCATATTGCAGATGTCCCGATGATGGTCAATAGTAGTTGGAGGTTAGGAAGGAAACACAATCTCCCTGTTTTAGGTCCAGAAGGAACGATTAAAGTTGTAGATGGTTTTAATCAATTTATGTCCTTTGATGCATCATATCGCCATAAAAATGGAGATGGAACCTCTTCAATTTCATATGCAAAAGCAATCGGAAAAGAAATACTAACACCTAAAGAAAAAGTAAAGTTACTGTTATTCGAAGGATTGAATGGGTTAAAAGTATATTGTTTTACAGTATCACATTCTCCAGTAGAACCTGCGTTTGGTTATTTGATCCAACACAAAGGGAAATCAATTGTTATCAGTGGTGATACGAGGAAAAGTGAAAATCTTGAACATTTCTCAGAAAATGCCGACATCCTAGTTCACGAGGCTATAAATAAAAAAATTTTAAAAAAATTTCTAGAAGTCACAGATCAATATCCAGATGATACTTCGATGCAAATTGCAGCTACAACGGCAGTCCGTGTTATGGATTATCATTCCTCCCCGTTGGATGCAGCTGAGATAGCTCAGAAAGCAAATGTCAAAACATTAGTTTATACTCATATCACTCCGACGCTCGGACCTTTTCTTCCCAGGAACTTCATTACTGTTCCAATGTTTTTAGAAGGAGTTTCTAACGTTTACAAAGGTGAAGTGATTATAGCGGATGATGGATTCCATTATGAACTGAACACACCGTAA
- a CDS encoding nuclear transport factor 2 family protein, translating into MPEDLHILESKSKLEIASNVSSFAYRDSARWEELEDLFQKDAKISISWFDGTAKSFVEKSRLMVDSGTPPTKHWISSPRITLCGNRALSEADVMIMVRSYAGPIELDVTSYTRFYDQFELDEDGRWRIHKRTGIYEKDRFDPVGPSFLFWAAYIFMPLGKYPKELRHLAFGLERSGLSLDPNVITSGSANEKILKQKAWEWSGCEKFTNAKQP; encoded by the coding sequence ATGCCGGAGGATTTACATATTTTAGAATCCAAATCAAAATTAGAAATTGCATCCAATGTTTCTTCTTTTGCCTATCGAGACTCAGCTCGGTGGGAAGAATTAGAAGACCTTTTCCAAAAAGATGCTAAGATCTCCATCAGTTGGTTTGATGGGACTGCGAAAAGTTTTGTAGAAAAATCTCGCCTAATGGTAGATAGCGGAACACCTCCAACAAAACATTGGATTTCATCTCCAAGGATCACCCTATGTGGAAACCGTGCCTTGAGTGAAGCAGATGTGATGATTATGGTTCGGAGTTACGCGGGGCCAATCGAACTGGATGTAACCTCTTACACTCGATTTTATGACCAATTTGAATTGGATGAAGATGGTCGCTGGCGTATCCACAAAAGAACTGGTATTTATGAAAAGGATCGATTCGATCCTGTAGGCCCGTCTTTTCTATTTTGGGCTGCCTATATATTTATGCCCCTCGGTAAATATCCAAAAGAACTACGCCATCTTGCTTTTGGGTTAGAAAGAAGTGGTCTTTCTCTTGATCCAAATGTAATCACGTCTGGAAGTGCAAACGAAAAAATCTTAAAACAAAAGGCTTGGGAATGGAGTGGATGTGAAAAATTTACAAACGCAAAACAACCATAA
- a CDS encoding SDR family oxidoreductase, which yields MKLTKGYNSKFWKDKVVWITGASSGIGEALVHELKDKGVKLVLSARRKSELERVRIQAGLSDDDCLILPLDLEKFTTLSELPGLVIRKFGRVDVLINNGGISQRSLAHETNLSTYQSIMNINFFGNISLSLALLPYFQNKNAGHIVSIASIAGKFGVPFRTGYSASKFALTGFYEALRAENTNHNIKITLVYPGFIKTNISENAYSGDGSKHGKVDPGIEEGIDSRVCAKKIISAIEMGKLETVIVRPKEKFAIFLHKYFLGLFSKLIPKAKVV from the coding sequence ATGAAGTTAACGAAGGGATATAATAGTAAGTTTTGGAAGGATAAAGTAGTTTGGATCACAGGAGCTTCATCGGGAATCGGAGAGGCATTGGTTCACGAATTAAAAGACAAAGGTGTCAAACTTGTTCTTTCTGCCCGTCGTAAATCGGAATTAGAAAGGGTACGAATCCAAGCCGGTTTGTCCGATGATGATTGTTTAATTTTACCTTTGGATTTAGAAAAATTTACTACACTCAGCGAACTTCCTGGACTTGTGATTCGAAAATTTGGACGTGTTGATGTGTTAATCAATAATGGCGGTATCAGCCAACGTTCGTTAGCACATGAAACAAATCTTTCCACTTACCAATCAATTATGAATATCAATTTTTTTGGGAATATCTCACTTTCATTGGCTCTATTGCCATATTTCCAAAACAAAAATGCGGGTCATATTGTAAGTATAGCCAGTATTGCAGGAAAATTTGGAGTTCCTTTTCGCACCGGTTATTCAGCTTCTAAGTTTGCTTTGACTGGATTTTATGAAGCCCTTCGCGCAGAAAATACAAATCATAACATAAAAATTACTTTAGTGTATCCTGGATTCATTAAAACCAATATATCAGAAAACGCATATTCTGGTGATGGTTCCAAACATGGAAAGGTTGATCCTGGAATTGAAGAAGGGATCGATTCTCGGGTGTGCGCAAAAAAAATAATCTCTGCGATTGAAATGGGAAAACTCGAAACTGTGATTGTTCGCCCTAAAGAAAAATTTGCGATTTTTTTACACAAATATTTTCTTGGTTTGTTTTCCAAGTTGATTCCAAAAGCAAAAGTTGTGTAA
- a CDS encoding fumarylacetoacetate hydrolase family protein, which produces MATNYVRFEKNKKIDWAKSENGKFFPLSVGDLNTREFLEYVKSKPNNPKSPTDSVDEITLLSPITAPCQIICQGANYKQHLIESGLNPDEKNYNLFFTKSDASLSSPIGEVIRPNHVRLLDYEIELGLVFGKPITKPLEINSFKLSEYVSALFMVNDISARDIQLPQMQWYKGKSYRSFLPAGPVLAVLDEGDDSLLENLELTLLVNDRVRQHDTIAGLVYKPEETIQELSQFCNINPGDVLLTGTPSGCALRAPGKLVQKIASLLSEKKKWDLFVKGQLKRTEYLQPGDTIRSSIRTADRRIDLGDQELKVVQEK; this is translated from the coding sequence ATGGCTACAAATTATGTACGTTTTGAAAAAAATAAAAAGATAGACTGGGCTAAATCGGAAAATGGGAAATTTTTTCCACTTTCCGTTGGTGATTTGAATACAAGGGAATTTTTGGAATACGTAAAATCAAAACCTAATAATCCAAAATCTCCCACTGATTCTGTGGACGAAATCACTCTACTTTCTCCAATCACAGCACCCTGCCAAATCATTTGCCAAGGGGCAAACTACAAACAACATTTGATAGAGTCTGGACTAAATCCGGATGAAAAAAATTATAATTTATTTTTCACAAAATCAGATGCTTCCTTGTCTTCTCCCATCGGTGAAGTGATTCGACCAAACCATGTTAGGTTACTAGATTACGAAATTGAACTTGGTTTGGTATTCGGAAAACCAATCACTAAACCTTTAGAAATCAATTCCTTCAAACTTTCCGAATATGTTTCTGCTTTGTTTATGGTCAATGATATTTCGGCCAGAGATATCCAACTTCCACAAATGCAGTGGTACAAAGGAAAATCTTATCGTAGTTTTTTGCCTGCAGGTCCAGTGCTTGCGGTGTTAGATGAAGGGGATGATTCTTTATTAGAAAATTTAGAACTTACCTTACTTGTCAATGATCGAGTACGCCAACACGATACGATCGCTGGTTTGGTATACAAACCGGAAGAAACCATCCAAGAGTTATCTCAATTTTGTAACATTAACCCAGGCGATGTTTTGTTAACAGGAACTCCTTCTGGATGTGCACTCAGAGCACCAGGGAAATTGGTTCAAAAAATTGCATCCTTACTTTCTGAAAAAAAGAAATGGGACTTATTTGTAAAAGGCCAACTGAAACGAACCGAATACTTACAACCAGGTGATACCATTCGTTCTTCCATAAGAACTGCGGATCGTAGAATCGATTTAGGCGATCAAGAACTAAAGGTTGTCCAAGAAAAATGA
- a CDS encoding VOC family protein has product MKQFISTSPCPVRVKNPLSKAADIAYLRIGRKNLKIATEYYLDFGLSLLEETEHRVLFHGFNSPYPCFSIEKHHEDVLLGVGLYITSFEEFEKLKELKGAKFLQNGRFGNSSNFPIANLTDPSGLSVDAVLVSNFLENLPNTNKNQRTWNTPNQTKRINKPCPYDKGAAKIMRLGHAVFLKQEFFKNAQWYCDTFGMIPSDIQILPDSKEPVIVFLRCDLGDKLTDHHTIVIATGADDRLEHCAFELEDLDEVAKGREWLQENGWKPAWGIGRHLLGSQIFDYHRDPKGMLVEHYADGDKFDHTVPVGYHFVNRKSLYQWGQDMPESFLDSKLTLDKIFSLVKGMFNGRDIKLENLITLKKTMKISPRNWVRY; this is encoded by the coding sequence ATGAAACAGTTCATTTCCACTTCACCTTGTCCTGTCCGTGTAAAAAATCCATTGAGTAAAGCCGCTGACATTGCCTACCTTCGGATCGGAAGAAAAAATCTTAAAATTGCCACTGAGTATTATCTTGATTTTGGTCTCAGTTTACTCGAAGAAACGGAACATAGAGTTTTGTTTCATGGATTCAATTCCCCATATCCTTGTTTTTCTATAGAAAAACACCACGAGGATGTTTTACTTGGAGTTGGTTTGTACATTACTTCTTTTGAAGAATTTGAGAAGTTAAAAGAATTGAAAGGGGCGAAGTTTTTACAGAACGGAAGGTTCGGAAATTCATCAAATTTTCCCATTGCCAATTTAACAGATCCATCTGGACTTTCCGTTGATGCTGTATTAGTTTCTAATTTCTTAGAAAACTTACCTAATACAAACAAAAATCAAAGAACTTGGAATACACCAAATCAGACAAAAAGGATCAATAAACCCTGTCCCTATGACAAAGGTGCAGCAAAGATAATGCGTTTGGGCCACGCAGTTTTTCTCAAACAAGAATTTTTTAAAAATGCACAGTGGTACTGTGATACTTTTGGAATGATTCCTTCAGACATCCAAATCCTTCCTGATTCCAAAGAACCAGTCATTGTTTTTTTACGTTGCGATTTAGGCGATAAGTTAACCGATCATCATACAATAGTGATTGCCACTGGTGCTGATGATCGTTTGGAACATTGTGCATTTGAATTGGAAGATTTGGATGAAGTGGCCAAAGGAAGAGAGTGGTTACAGGAAAATGGTTGGAAACCTGCCTGGGGCATCGGAAGGCACCTTTTAGGTAGCCAGATCTTTGATTACCATAGGGATCCAAAGGGAATGCTCGTTGAACATTACGCAGACGGAGATAAATTTGATCATACAGTTCCCGTTGGTTACCATTTTGTGAATCGTAAAAGCCTATACCAATGGGGGCAGGATATGCCAGAAAGTTTTTTAGATTCAAAATTAACCTTGGATAAAATTTTTTCTCTCGTCAAAGGGATGTTTAATGGTCGGGATATTAAACTTGAAAATCTAATCACTCTTAAAAAAACAATGAAAATCTCACCTCGAAACTGGGTTCGGTATTAA
- a CDS encoding bifunctional 3-(3-hydroxy-phenyl)propionate/3-hydroxycinnamic acid hydroxylase, which produces MEYLAENKNLNTPNVVIVGAGPVGVLTANLLGLQGIPVLLIDANPGILEIPRAISLDQDALRVLQAAGFGDQIAASMPAISGIELISPFGGCFAKVNSAGSLDCHPRLVSIYQPELERILRNGLKRFSHVRLWSECTYISHIESESNIIVNVKCQGGACKITTGFLLGCDGARSTVRENQGWSMLGSSYKEDWLILDVSNLPDLLNKVEFICDPKRPVAHVPGPNGSQRWEFLLHEGETKEEMEKPNKVRELMKPWGDVSQMEVERVAVYRFQAKTVDQMGKGRVFLLGDAAHLTPPFAGQGLVSGIRDSMNLSWKLAAVIGQTATSKILSSYHTERRPHAKKTIRLAVLLGSIIMTRSKLKAIFRDFIFKFLYYTPIKRFLFDLRIRPENSFKKGLFLKNNQLTKSSIKPGTIFPQAPVKLPNGVFKFSDDLLGQSLSIVGYGTHPLTVLDADSKILWEKMGGKTLFFSNQQRVYKSDSLPPCAEDVTSTFLSVFGGLDRFLILRPDRIVAAVFTKENANQTLRAFYNIYLEKNV; this is translated from the coding sequence ATGGAATATCTGGCAGAAAATAAAAATCTCAATACTCCCAATGTGGTCATAGTTGGTGCAGGTCCTGTCGGGGTTCTCACAGCCAATCTTTTGGGCCTCCAGGGCATTCCTGTACTTTTGATCGACGCCAATCCAGGGATCTTAGAAATACCAAGAGCCATCTCATTGGACCAAGATGCATTGAGAGTTTTGCAGGCAGCGGGATTTGGGGATCAGATTGCGGCCTCTATGCCAGCCATTTCTGGGATAGAACTGATTTCTCCCTTTGGTGGTTGTTTTGCAAAAGTCAATTCTGCAGGTTCACTGGATTGCCATCCACGTTTAGTTTCCATTTACCAACCTGAATTGGAGAGGATACTCAGGAATGGTTTAAAAAGATTTTCTCATGTTCGTTTATGGTCAGAATGTACTTATATTTCTCATATTGAATCAGAATCCAATATCATAGTGAATGTGAAATGCCAAGGTGGTGCTTGTAAAATTACCACAGGTTTTCTGTTAGGTTGTGATGGAGCACGTAGCACCGTTAGAGAAAATCAAGGTTGGTCAATGTTAGGTTCTTCCTACAAAGAAGATTGGCTGATATTGGATGTATCCAATCTTCCAGATCTACTAAACAAAGTGGAATTTATTTGTGATCCCAAACGACCGGTTGCCCATGTTCCTGGACCCAATGGTTCTCAAAGATGGGAATTCCTTCTTCACGAAGGAGAAACAAAAGAAGAAATGGAAAAACCAAACAAGGTTCGTGAGTTAATGAAACCTTGGGGTGATGTTTCCCAAATGGAAGTGGAAAGAGTCGCAGTTTACCGTTTCCAAGCAAAAACAGTGGATCAAATGGGAAAAGGAAGAGTGTTTTTGTTAGGTGATGCAGCTCATCTCACTCCTCCCTTTGCTGGCCAAGGGCTTGTGAGCGGAATTAGGGATAGTATGAATCTTTCTTGGAAGTTGGCAGCAGTGATAGGTCAAACGGCAACATCCAAAATTCTTTCTAGTTATCACACAGAACGAAGACCACATGCAAAGAAAACAATCCGTTTGGCAGTGTTACTTGGTTCCATCATTATGACTAGAAGTAAACTAAAAGCAATCTTTCGTGATTTTATATTTAAGTTTTTATATTATACGCCAATCAAACGTTTCCTTTTTGATTTGCGAATTCGACCAGAAAATTCATTCAAAAAAGGTTTATTTTTAAAAAATAATCAACTTACAAAATCAAGTATAAAACCTGGAACCATATTTCCACAAGCGCCTGTTAAGTTGCCAAATGGAGTTTTTAAATTTTCGGATGATCTTTTGGGACAATCACTTTCTATAGTAGGTTATGGAACACATCCATTGACCGTTTTGGATGCGGATTCAAAAATTCTTTGGGAAAAGATGGGAGGCAAAACATTGTTTTTCTCTAACCAACAAAGAGTCTACAAGTCTGATTCTTTGCCACCTTGTGCCGAAGATGTGACTTCTACTTTTTTATCTGTTTTTGGTGGATTGGACAGGTTCCTCATTTTACGTCCTGATCGAATTGTTGCCGCAGTATTTACCAAAGAAAATGCAAACCAAACACTCCGCGCGTTCTATAATATTTATTTAGAGAAAAATGTATGA
- a CDS encoding TetR/AcrR family transcriptional regulator, translating into MLPKKERTRAQIMNAALRIFAVKDAGETSIAEVAVEAEVANGTIYNYFKTKEELLDASALMLAEQAAAEADILMADIQNEVERLAFGAVHFLQKARKDSDWAWALIRVAAVAPRMSEILRAYPLRDLKKAVTSGKFTIDSEESALALFVGAIHYGIRNILEGRANYKTHDVDMIVLVLRAFGLSHTNAKNSVTRAYDKVWKSNP; encoded by the coding sequence TTGCTCCCTAAAAAAGAAAGAACTCGTGCACAGATCATGAATGCTGCATTGCGAATATTTGCAGTAAAGGATGCCGGAGAAACATCCATTGCGGAAGTAGCAGTGGAAGCCGAAGTAGCAAACGGAACCATTTATAATTATTTTAAAACTAAAGAAGAGTTATTGGATGCATCGGCTTTGATGTTAGCAGAGCAGGCTGCTGCAGAAGCAGACATCCTTATGGCTGACATTCAAAACGAAGTGGAACGTTTGGCGTTTGGTGCGGTACATTTTTTACAAAAAGCAAGAAAAGATTCCGATTGGGCCTGGGCTCTCATTCGTGTGGCGGCTGTGGCCCCTAGAATGAGCGAGATCCTTAGAGCCTATCCCCTTCGAGATTTGAAAAAAGCGGTCACATCTGGAAAATTCACAATTGATTCAGAAGAGTCCGCCTTGGCTTTGTTTGTTGGAGCCATCCACTATGGAATCCGAAATATCCTAGAAGGAAGGGCCAATTATAAAACACATGATGTGGATATGATTGTTTTGGTTTTGAGAGCTTTCGGTCTTTCCCATACAAATGCAAAAAACTCTGTCACCCGAGCCTATGATAAAGTTTGGAAATCCAATCCATAA
- a CDS encoding helix-turn-helix transcriptional regulator, which produces MIPTVIEYKPQSQLSPYIENYLLIQCDEDFSKSVIPHHSFVLTIKLKGNHHYRIQSDLKTLPSISLSGLRKTVKHNTLSKGTEIIIVKFQPWGAFSFFNMSMYQLNEIGISGYDLLDKTDLNDLHSKLQETKDNLAKIDHLENFLLKTIKNKTIDQRILESISQMSHSQGTIKIKEIASVVNLSIDTFEKKFRDVIGNTPKQFSSIIRMNSAIREIPKYNSFTRLAYDFGYFDQSHFIKEFKSFTGKTPTEFLT; this is translated from the coding sequence ATGATCCCAACTGTCATTGAATACAAACCGCAATCACAGCTCAGCCCTTATATAGAGAATTATCTTTTGATTCAATGTGATGAGGATTTTAGTAAATCTGTCATTCCACACCATTCGTTTGTTTTAACCATCAAACTCAAAGGAAATCATCACTATCGGATCCAATCAGATCTAAAAACTTTACCCTCCATCTCTTTATCGGGACTTAGAAAAACAGTAAAACACAATACACTCTCCAAAGGAACCGAGATCATCATCGTTAAGTTCCAACCATGGGGAGCATTTTCATTTTTCAATATGTCGATGTATCAACTGAATGAGATCGGAATTTCTGGATATGATCTATTGGATAAGACTGATTTAAATGACCTCCACTCAAAACTACAGGAAACAAAGGACAATCTAGCAAAGATTGATCATCTCGAAAATTTTTTATTAAAAACAATCAAAAATAAAACCATTGATCAAAGAATTTTAGAATCGATTTCGCAAATGAGTCATTCGCAAGGTACAATTAAAATCAAAGAGATTGCCTCCGTTGTGAATTTAAGTATCGATACCTTTGAAAAAAAATTTCGAGACGTGATCGGGAACACTCCCAAACAATTTTCATCGATCATCCGAATGAATTCGGCAATTCGAGAAATTCCAAAATATAATTCTTTCACAAGACTTGCTTATGATTTTGGATATTTTGACCAATCACATTTCATAAAAGAATTCAAATCTTTCACAGGCAAAACACCCACAGAATTTTTGACTTAA